Within the Paracoccus everestensis genome, the region TGGAGCTTTTCGGACCCCTCCTTCTGGATCATGCCGGTGATCGCGCTGTCCACCAGCTACATGGCATCCATCGCGCGGATCACCCGGTCATCCATGCTCGAGGTGCTGGGCAGCAACCACATCCGCACCGCGCGCGCCAAGGGGATGCCCGAACGCCGCGTCATCCTGCGTCACGCGCTGCGCCCGGCGATGCTGCCGGTCGTCAGCTATCTTGGCCCGGTCTTCGTGTCGATGATCACTGGATCGGTGGTGATCGACATCTATTTTTCCACCGGGGGCATCGGCAAGGCTTTCGTGGATTCGGCGCTGAACCGCGATTACGCGGTAATGATGGGCGTGACGATCCTAGTCGGCGCGCTGACCATCCTGTTCAACCTGGTCGTGGACATCCTGTATGCCTGGATCGACCCGAAGATCCGGTATTAAGCCATGGTCATCGAAGAACAAAAGATGCGCTCGCTTGCCCATCGCATGACCGAGGTCAAGGGCCGGTCCCCTTGGGCCGATGCCCGCAGGCGGTTCTGGCGCAACAAGGCGGCCATGGCTGGTCTGGTGATCCTGATCCTGGTCGCGCTGTTTGCGATCTTCGGCAGCCAGTTCGCCGTCTGGTCGAACGAGGAGCTGGACTTCACCGTCATGGGCCAGGTCGCCACAATGGGCGCGCCCTCCTGGTCGAACGGCCATTACTTCGGCACCGACGACCTGGGCCGCGACCTGTTCGCCCGCACCGTGCAGGGCACGCAGATCAGCCTGCTGGTGGGGATCGTCGGCGCAGGCATCGCGGTGATCGTGGGTACGCTCTACGGCGCTGTCGCGGGCTATGTCGGTGGGCGCACCGACCAGGTGATGATGCGGACGGTCGATATCCTGATGTCGATCCCCTATATGTTTGTGCTGATCCTGCTGCTGGTGATGTTCGGCCGGTCCATGTCCATGCTTTTTCTGGGCATCGGCCTGATTTCCTGGCTGGACATGGCGCGGATCGTGCGCGGCCAGACCCTGTCCCTGAAGAACCGCGAGTTCATCGAGGCTGCTCGCGCCACCGGCGTATCGACCTGGCGCATCATCACCCGCCATATCGTGCCGAACCTGCTGGGCGTCGTTGCGGTTTATGCCACGCTTCTGGTGCCGCTGATGATCCTGACCGAAAGCTTCATCAGCTTCCTGGGCCTGGGCGTGCAGGAACCGCTGACCTCCTGGGGGGCGCTGATTTCGGAAGGCGCGGGCACCATGAGCTATGGCACCCTGTGGCAGCTTGCCTTTCCGTTGTTCTTCTTTGTCATCACGCTGTTCGGTTTCTTCTTCGTGGGCGACGGCTTGCGCGACGCGCTTGATCCGAAGGAACGCTGACATGGCACTTCTGGACATCCGCGACCTGTCGGTCCGCTTCCACACCCATGACGCCGAGGTTCATGCAGTCACCAATCTCAGCCTGACCGTCCAGCCGGGCGAGACGCTGGGCATCGTCGGCGAATCCGGGTCAGGCAAGTCGCAGCTTGCCTTCGCGGTCATGGGCCTTCTGGCACGCAACGGCCAAGCATCGGGCAGCGTGCAACTGGACGGGCAGGAAATCCTGAACGCCCCGCCCAAGGTCATCAACCGGGTCCGGGCGGAAAAGATCGCGATGATCTTCCAGGATCCGATGACCTCGCTGAACCCCTATATGCGCGTGGCCGACCAGATGGCCGAGGTGCTGGTCCTGCACAAGGGTCTCTCTCGGCACGCGGCCGTGGCCGAATCCGTGCGAATGCTGGACGCGGTGCGCATCCCCGACGCCAAGGGGCGCATCAGGCTTTATCCCCATGAATTCAGCGGAGGGATGCGCCAGCGGGTGATGATCGCGATGGCATTGCTGTGCCGTCCGAAACTGCTGATCGCCGACGAACCGACAACCGCGCTTGACGTGACAGTGCAGGCACAGATCATGACGCTGCTGGCCGACTTGCAGCGCGATTTTGGCATGGCAATGATCCTGATCACCCATGACCTGGGTGTGGTCGCCGGTTCCTGCGAACGTGTCGGGGTCATGTATGGGGGCCGCATCCGCGAACTGGGGCCGGTCGGCCCTGTCTTTGCCGATCCTGCCCACCCCTATACCCAGGGGCTGCTCTCGGCGATCCCGCGCATCGACTCACACGCCGCGGAACTGGTCGTCATCCCCGGCCAGCCACCGGACATGAGCCGCCCGCCCGAAGGTTGCGCCTTCCGGCCACGTTGCGCGTATCGGCGCGAGGAATGCCTGAACCGCCCGGTCCTTGCAGACTTTGCCCTGGACCGCTGGCGTGCCTGCTTTGCGCCCTTGGATGAACTGCGGTCGGGAAGGAACCATGCCCATGATCAAACCCTTGCTTGACGTTCGCGACCTGCGGGTCAGTTTCCCCATCCGGCAGGCGGGCGCGATGCCCTGGGCCAGGCCCCGGAACCTGCGTGCCGTGAACGGCGTGGACTTCACGCTGGGGGCGGGTCAGACCCTAGGCGTCGTGGGTGAATCCGGCTGCGGCAAATCCACCATGGCGCGTGCTTTGATCGGCCTGGTTCCGGCCACGGGCAGCGCGGAATGGATCGACGGCGCCGACCTGATCGGCCTGTCGCCCCGGCGGATGATGGCCTATCGCAGCCAGATCCAGATGATCTTCCAGGATCCGCTGGCCAGCCTCAACCCTCGCATGACCGTAGGCCAGATCATCGCGGAACCGCTGGAAACCCATCATCCGGGAATGCCCAGGGCGCAGGTCAAGGACCGGGTCAGGGCGATGATGGACCGGGTCGGGCTTCTGCCCAGCCAGATCAACCGTTATCCGCATGAATTCAGCGGCGGCCAGTGCCAGCGGATCGGCATCGCTCGTGCGCTGATCGTGGAACCGCGACTGATCATCTGCGACGAACCCGTCAGCGCGCTGGACGTGTCGATCCAAGCGCAGGTCATCAACCTGCTGATGCGGTTGCAGGCCGATCTTGGCCTGTCGCTGATCTTCATTGCCCATGACTTGTCCGTGGTACGCCATATCAGCGACCGGGTGATGGTGCTGTATCTGGGCAAGGTGATGGAGATTGCCTCGGCGGACGATCTGTATGCCCGCCCGCAGCATCCCTATACCCAGGCGCTGCTGTCAGCGGTGCCGGTGCCCGACCCCGCGCAGGATCCGGCGACGCGGATCGTCCCGTTGCGGGGGGAACTGCCCTCGCCCACGACCCCCCCAACGGGCTGCGTGTTCCGCACGCGCTGCCCCCGCGCCCAAGCCCGTTGCGCGGCCGAGGTTCCGGCCCTGACGGGCGGCGATCATCAGACTGCCTGCCATTTCCCCGGCCCCCTGACCGCCGAAGAAATCGCCCGCGCCCGGACAGTGGAAGCAGCCTGACCCGGCCGCTTCTTCTTCACTCAAATATCCCCGCCGGAGGCGGTGGACCTCAGCCGATGACAATCCGCCCCGGGCCTGCGACCGCCCGCCCGATCACCACGGCCTCGGCAAAGCCGTGCTTGGCAAAGATCGCCAAGGCGGCATCTGCCTGATCTTCGGCGCAGGCAACCAGCAGCCCGCCGCTGGTCTGCGGATCGGTCAACAGCGCGCGGTCAAGATCGGCAAACCCTTCGGACAGCACCACATCCCCGCCATAGCTGGCCCAGTTCCGCCCTGACGCCCCGGTGACAAATTCGCCCGCCGCCAGATCGCGCACCTCGGCCAACAACGGCACGGCAGGCCAGTCCAACCGCAACTCGCAACCAGACCCTCGCGCCATTTCCAGGGCGTGACCCGCCAGGCCGAAGCCCGTCACATCCGTCATCGCATGAACACCCGCCAGCCGCGCCAGATCCGGGCCGGAGGTGTTCAGCTTGGTTGTGGCGGCGATCATCGCGCGATAGCCTTCGTCGGACAGCGCGCCCTTCTTCAGGGCCGCCGACATCACGCCCACGCCCAGCGGCTTGCCCAGGATCAGCACGTCGCCCGGCCGCGCGCCCGAATTGCGCTTCACATGGGCGGGATGGACCAGGCCAAGCGCCACCAAGCCATAGATCGCCTCGACCGAATCAATGGTGTGGCCGCCGCCGATGGGAATGCCCGCCTCGCGGCAGGCCATGGCGCCACCCTCCAGAATCCGGGCAATCGTCTCGCCCGACAGGGTGTTGATCGGCATCCCCACAAGCGACAGCGCCATGATCGGCGTCCCGCCCATGGCATAAACGTCGCTGATCGCATTCGTCGCGGCGATGCGCCCGAAATCCAGCGGATCATCCACAATGGGCATGAAGAAATCCGTCGTCGCCACAAGCGCCTGCCGGTCGTTCAACTGGTAGACGGCAGCATCGTCCGATGTCTCGATCCCCACCAGCAGCGCATCGGGAACGGGCAGCATGGCGGTGCCGCGCAGCAACCCGGTCAGCACGCCCGGCGCGATCTTGCAGCCGCAGCCGCCGCCATGGGACAGCGAAGTCAGGCGCGGTTCGGTCTTGTGCTGGTCGTCCATGGTGGCCTCCGTTCGGTTCGCGCCACGCTATCACCCGCAAATCGCATCTTCAACGAAGCACGGTTTCGGCATAGGACGGTCCCGCAAGGAGAAGCCATGCTCAAGACCCGCATCATCCCCTGCCTGGACGTGGCCGATGGCCGCGTCGTCAAGGGCGTCAACTTCGTGGACCTGATCGACGCCGGCGACCCGGTCCAAGCCGCGCGCGCCTATGACGCAGCGGGCGCGGACGAAATCTGCTTCCTCGACATCCACGCCACCCATGAAAACCGGGGCACGATGTTCGACCTGGTGACGCGAACGGCGGAACAATGCTTCGTACCGCTGACCGTGGGCGGCGGCGTGCGCAGCCATCGGGACGTGCGCGACCTGCTGCTGGCGGGGGCCGACAAGGTCAGCTTCAATTCCGCCGCCGTGGCCGACCCCGATGTCGTGGCCCATGCCGCCGACCGCTTTGGCAGCCAGTGCATCGTCGTGGCGATCGACGCCAAGACCGTGGCCGATGGACGCTGGGAAATCTTCACCCATGGCGGGCGCAAGCCCACCGGCATCGACGCCGTCGAATTCGCCCGCACCGTCGAGGGCAAGGGCGCCGGAGAGATCCTGCTGACCAGCATGGACCGCGACGGCACGCGCGCCGGGTTCAACATCCCCCTGACCCGTGCCATTGCCGATGCGGTGAACATCCCCGTGATCGCCTCGGGCGGGGTCGGCACGCTGGACCACCTGGTCGAAGGGGTGACCGAGGGCCATGCAAGCGCGGTCCTTGCCGCCTCGATCTTTCACTTCGGCACCTTCACCATCGGCCAGGCCAAGGCCCACATGGCCGCAGCCGGCATTCCCATGAGGCTTGCATGAGCGCGATCCACAACCTAGCCGCCACCATTGCCGCCCGCAAGACCGCTGACCCGGACGAAAGCTGGACCGCGAAACTGCTGGCCAAAGGCCCCGAGAAATGCGCCGAGAAATTCGGCGAGGAAGCGGTCGAGGCCATCATCGAAGCCGTCAAGGGCGACCGCGCCCGCCTGACGGCGGAAGCTGCGGACGTGATCTTTCACCTGCTGGTCATGCTGGCCGCACGCGACCTGACCCTGGCGGATGTGGAATCCGAACTGGACCGACGCGCAGGCACCTCGGGGATCGCGGAAAAGGCGACGCGACCGTCCTAGGCGGACAAACCCTTCCCCTTGGCGGGGCTTGGGGTCTATAAGCGGGCAAATTGTTGCGGTCCGCGCGGCCGGCGACATCATAAACATGGCAGAGGACCGCATGAGCAACGATTCCCAGAACGGCAAACATCACGAGGGCGACGTGGCTTTCATCCAGTCGCTTGCGGAACTGTTGAATGCCAGCGGCCTGTTGGAACTGTCGGTCAAGCGTGAATATGGCGAACACGACCGGCTGACGGTCAGCCTGTCCAAGCAGGGCAAGCAGGTGACCTATGCCGCACCCGCCCCTGTCGCAGCCCCGGCGCCTGTTGGTATGCCTGCCCCCGCCGCCGCGCAGTTGCCCGCGATCAGCGAGGATCCGGCCAGCCTGCCCGGCGCCGTGACATCGCCCATGGTCGGCACCGCTTATCTGTCGGCGGAACCGGGCAGTGCGCCCTTTGTCCAGATCGGGCAATCCGTGGCCGAAGGCGATACGCTGCTGATCGTCGAGGCGATGAAGACCATGAACCACATCCCCTCGCCCCGCGCGGGCATCGTGCGGCGCATCCTGATCGACGACGGCACCCCTGTCGAGTTCGGCGCCCCCCTGATGGTCGTCGAGTGAGGGTCGGGATGTTCGACAAGATCCTGATCGCCAACCGGGGTGAAATCGCCCTGCGCGTGATTCGCGCCTGCCGGGAAATGGGTATCCCCTCGGTCGCGGTGCATTCCACCGCCGACGCCGATGCGATGCACGTCCGCATGGCCGACGAATCCGTCTGCATCGGTCCCGCCCCATCATCGGCCAGCTATCTGTCGATGCCCGCCATCATCTCGGCCTGCGAGATCACGGGCGCACAGGCAATCCATCCCGGTTACGGCTTCCTGTCCGAAAACGCGGCCTTCGTGCAGATGGTCGAGGATCACGGCCTTACCTTCATCGGTCCGCGCGCGGAACATATCCGCATCATGGGCGACAAGATCACCGCCAAGGACACGATGAAGAACCTGGGCGTGCCCTGCGTTCCCGGCAGCGACGGCGGCGTCGATGACGTCGACCAGGCCAAGCAGGTTGCGGCGCAGATCGGCTATCCGGTCATCATCAAGGCCACGGCCGGCGGCGGCGGACGCGGCATGAAGGTCGCCCAGGACGAAGCAGGCCTGGAAGTCGCCTTTCGCACCGCACGCGCCGAGGCCAAGGCCGCCTTCGGCAATCCGGACGTCTATATCGAGAAATACCTGCAAAGGCCGCGCCATATCGAGATTCAGGTCTTTGGCGACGGCAAAGGCCGCGCGGTCCACCTGGGGGAACGCGATTGTTCCCTGCAGCGCCGCCACCAGAAGGTGCTGGAGGAAGCGCCAGGCCCCGCGATCAGCGCACAGGAACGCGCCCGCATCGGCAAGACCTGCGCCGATGCGGTGGCCCGGATCGGCTATTCGGGGGCGGGGACCATCGAGTTCCTGTACGAGGACGGCGAGTTCTATTTCATCGAGATGAACACCCGCCTGCAGGTCGAGCACCCCGTGACCGAGGCGATCTTCGGCGTCGACCTGGTCCGCCAGCAGATTCTGGTCGCCGCCGGCCACGACATGGAATTCCGCCAAGAGGATCTGTCGATCCGCGGCCATTCGATCGAGGTTCGCATCAACGCCGAAAAGGTGCCAGGCTTTTCGCCCTGTCCGGGACGGATCACGCAATACCATGCGCCGGGCGGGCTGGGGGTGCGCATCGACAGCGCGCTTTACGACGGCTATTCTATCCCGCCCTATTACGACAGCCTTATCGGCAAGCTGATCGTGCATGGCCGCGACCGGTCCGAAGCCCTGGCTCGTCTGGACCGCGCCTTGGGCGAATTGATCGTG harbors:
- a CDS encoding ABC transporter permease subunit, whose product is MRSLAHRMTEVKGRSPWADARRRFWRNKAAMAGLVILILVALFAIFGSQFAVWSNEELDFTVMGQVATMGAPSWSNGHYFGTDDLGRDLFARTVQGTQISLLVGIVGAGIAVIVGTLYGAVAGYVGGRTDQVMMRTVDILMSIPYMFVLILLLVMFGRSMSMLFLGIGLISWLDMARIVRGQTLSLKNREFIEAARATGVSTWRIITRHIVPNLLGVVAVYATLLVPLMILTESFISFLGLGVQEPLTSWGALISEGAGTMSYGTLWQLAFPLFFFVITLFGFFFVGDGLRDALDPKER
- a CDS encoding oligopeptide/dipeptide ABC transporter ATP-binding protein gives rise to the protein MALLDIRDLSVRFHTHDAEVHAVTNLSLTVQPGETLGIVGESGSGKSQLAFAVMGLLARNGQASGSVQLDGQEILNAPPKVINRVRAEKIAMIFQDPMTSLNPYMRVADQMAEVLVLHKGLSRHAAVAESVRMLDAVRIPDAKGRIRLYPHEFSGGMRQRVMIAMALLCRPKLLIADEPTTALDVTVQAQIMTLLADLQRDFGMAMILITHDLGVVAGSCERVGVMYGGRIRELGPVGPVFADPAHPYTQGLLSAIPRIDSHAAELVVIPGQPPDMSRPPEGCAFRPRCAYRREECLNRPVLADFALDRWRACFAPLDELRSGRNHAHDQTLA
- a CDS encoding oligopeptide/dipeptide ABC transporter ATP-binding protein, with the translated sequence MKPLLDVRDLRVSFPIRQAGAMPWARPRNLRAVNGVDFTLGAGQTLGVVGESGCGKSTMARALIGLVPATGSAEWIDGADLIGLSPRRMMAYRSQIQMIFQDPLASLNPRMTVGQIIAEPLETHHPGMPRAQVKDRVRAMMDRVGLLPSQINRYPHEFSGGQCQRIGIARALIVEPRLIICDEPVSALDVSIQAQVINLLMRLQADLGLSLIFIAHDLSVVRHISDRVMVLYLGKVMEIASADDLYARPQHPYTQALLSAVPVPDPAQDPATRIVPLRGELPSPTTPPTGCVFRTRCPRAQARCAAEVPALTGGDHQTACHFPGPLTAEEIARARTVEAA
- the selD gene encoding selenide, water dikinase SelD encodes the protein MDDQHKTEPRLTSLSHGGGCGCKIAPGVLTGLLRGTAMLPVPDALLVGIETSDDAAVYQLNDRQALVATTDFFMPIVDDPLDFGRIAATNAISDVYAMGGTPIMALSLVGMPINTLSGETIARILEGGAMACREAGIPIGGGHTIDSVEAIYGLVALGLVHPAHVKRNSGARPGDVLILGKPLGVGVMSAALKKGALSDEGYRAMIAATTKLNTSGPDLARLAGVHAMTDVTGFGLAGHALEMARGSGCELRLDWPAVPLLAEVRDLAAGEFVTGASGRNWASYGGDVVLSEGFADLDRALLTDPQTSGGLLVACAEDQADAALAIFAKHGFAEAVVIGRAVAGPGRIVIG
- the hisF gene encoding imidazole glycerol phosphate synthase subunit HisF, which codes for MLKTRIIPCLDVADGRVVKGVNFVDLIDAGDPVQAARAYDAAGADEICFLDIHATHENRGTMFDLVTRTAEQCFVPLTVGGGVRSHRDVRDLLLAGADKVSFNSAAVADPDVVAHAADRFGSQCIVVAIDAKTVADGRWEIFTHGGRKPTGIDAVEFARTVEGKGAGEILLTSMDRDGTRAGFNIPLTRAIADAVNIPVIASGGVGTLDHLVEGVTEGHASAVLAASIFHFGTFTIGQAKAHMAAAGIPMRLA
- a CDS encoding phosphoribosyl-ATP diphosphatase produces the protein MSAIHNLAATIAARKTADPDESWTAKLLAKGPEKCAEKFGEEAVEAIIEAVKGDRARLTAEAADVIFHLLVMLAARDLTLADVESELDRRAGTSGIAEKATRPS
- a CDS encoding acetyl-CoA carboxylase biotin carboxyl carrier protein — translated: MSNDSQNGKHHEGDVAFIQSLAELLNASGLLELSVKREYGEHDRLTVSLSKQGKQVTYAAPAPVAAPAPVGMPAPAAAQLPAISEDPASLPGAVTSPMVGTAYLSAEPGSAPFVQIGQSVAEGDTLLIVEAMKTMNHIPSPRAGIVRRILIDDGTPVEFGAPLMVVE
- the accC gene encoding acetyl-CoA carboxylase biotin carboxylase subunit; its protein translation is MFDKILIANRGEIALRVIRACREMGIPSVAVHSTADADAMHVRMADESVCIGPAPSSASYLSMPAIISACEITGAQAIHPGYGFLSENAAFVQMVEDHGLTFIGPRAEHIRIMGDKITAKDTMKNLGVPCVPGSDGGVDDVDQAKQVAAQIGYPVIIKATAGGGGRGMKVAQDEAGLEVAFRTARAEAKAAFGNPDVYIEKYLQRPRHIEIQVFGDGKGRAVHLGERDCSLQRRHQKVLEEAPGPAISAQERARIGKTCADAVARIGYSGAGTIEFLYEDGEFYFIEMNTRLQVEHPVTEAIFGVDLVRQQILVAAGHDMEFRQEDLSIRGHSIEVRINAEKVPGFSPCPGRITQYHAPGGLGVRIDSALYDGYSIPPYYDSLIGKLIVHGRDRSEALARLDRALGELIVDGIDTTVPLFTALLQEPDIQAGNYSIHWLERWLDKKFG